The Triticum aestivum cultivar Chinese Spring chromosome 3A, IWGSC CS RefSeq v2.1, whole genome shotgun sequence genome includes a region encoding these proteins:
- the LOC123058388 gene encoding aspartate, glycine, lysine and serine-rich protein isoform X1, translated as MARFLRPSNCIAYLLLLLAFCCCGTEQRRVEASNRLTQHPRILTTVSVMKPSYPTITTPTSASYAMPASSRFPSLADANDGGDVGGGGIGGGGAAGGATGGGGTTGGGVGGGGATGGGAVGGVGGGGAAGGIGGGGGGGGGGTWCVASQSASTSALQVALDYACGYSGVDCSAIQTGGSCFNPDTIHDHASYAFNSYYQKNPLPTSCDFGGTATITTTDPSSGSCQYPASSGGAQGTMPPPSPTTLTPTTPMTPTPMTPFTPTPMTPDTPSTGTPMYGSNSPPDFGSMSPPGPGSNSPPDYSDVGGAPATAMGRATLALVSILAATLSMSLAT; from the exons ATGGCTCGTTTTCTTAGGCCGTCCAACTGCATTGcctaccttctcctcctccttgccTTCTGCTGCTGCG GAACAGAACAGCGGAGAGTGGAAGCATCCAACCGACTCACCCAACACCCAAGGATCCTGACCACCGTCTCGGTGATGAAACCATCGTACCCCACGATCACCACGCCCACTTCCGCATCCTACGCTATGCCGGCGTCCTCCAGGTTCCCGTCGCTGGCGGATGCGAACGACGGCGGTGACGTCGGCGGAGGTGGCATTGGCGGTGGCGGTGCTGCTGGTGGTGCCACCGGCGGTGGTGGTACTACTGGcggtggcgtgggcggcggcggtgctaCGGGCGGGGGAGCTGTcggtggcgtgggcggcggcggtgctgctggaggcatcggcggtggcggtggcggtgggggTGGCGGGACGTGGTGCGTGGCGAGCCAGAGCGCGAGCACGTCCGCGCTGCAGGTGGCGCTGGACTATGCGTGCGGCTACAGCGGCGTAGACTGCTCGGCCATCCAGACAGGTGGGAGCTGCTTCAACCCGGATACCATCCACGACCATGCGTCCTACGCCTTCAACAGCTACTACCAGAAGAACCCTCTCCCCACCAGCTGCGACTTTGGCGGCAcggccaccatcaccaccaccgatCCCA GTTCAGGGTCGTGCCAGTATCCAGCGTCAAG CGGCGGCGCTCAAGGGACCATGCCCCCGCCATCACCGACCACTCTGACGCCGACCACGCCGATGACTCCGACGCCGATGACCCCATTCACCCCGACGCCAATGACGCCGGACACCCCTAGCACCGGGACGCCTATGTACGGATCAAACTCGCCACCGGACTTCGGGTCGATGTCCCCTCCAGGCCCAGGATCAAACTCACCTCCGGACTACAGCGACGTCGGCGGCGCCCCGGCGACGGCGATGGGCAGGGCAACGCTGGCTCTCGTCTCCATCCTTGCCGCGACGCTATCGATGAGCCTCGCCACATGA
- the LOC123058388 gene encoding PLASMODESMATA CALLOSE-BINDING PROTEIN 2 isoform X2: MKPSYPTITTPTSASYAMPASSRFPSLADANDGGDVGGGGIGGGGAAGGATGGGGTTGGGVGGGGATGGGAVGGVGGGGAAGGIGGGGGGGGGGTWCVASQSASTSALQVALDYACGYSGVDCSAIQTGGSCFNPDTIHDHASYAFNSYYQKNPLPTSCDFGGTATITTTDPSSGSCQYPASSGGAQGTMPPPSPTTLTPTTPMTPTPMTPFTPTPMTPDTPSTGTPMYGSNSPPDFGSMSPPGPGSNSPPDYSDVGGAPATAMGRATLALVSILAATLSMSLAT, from the exons ATGAAACCATCGTACCCCACGATCACCACGCCCACTTCCGCATCCTACGCTATGCCGGCGTCCTCCAGGTTCCCGTCGCTGGCGGATGCGAACGACGGCGGTGACGTCGGCGGAGGTGGCATTGGCGGTGGCGGTGCTGCTGGTGGTGCCACCGGCGGTGGTGGTACTACTGGcggtggcgtgggcggcggcggtgctaCGGGCGGGGGAGCTGTcggtggcgtgggcggcggcggtgctgctggaggcatcggcggtggcggtggcggtgggggTGGCGGGACGTGGTGCGTGGCGAGCCAGAGCGCGAGCACGTCCGCGCTGCAGGTGGCGCTGGACTATGCGTGCGGCTACAGCGGCGTAGACTGCTCGGCCATCCAGACAGGTGGGAGCTGCTTCAACCCGGATACCATCCACGACCATGCGTCCTACGCCTTCAACAGCTACTACCAGAAGAACCCTCTCCCCACCAGCTGCGACTTTGGCGGCAcggccaccatcaccaccaccgatCCCA GTTCAGGGTCGTGCCAGTATCCAGCGTCAAG CGGCGGCGCTCAAGGGACCATGCCCCCGCCATCACCGACCACTCTGACGCCGACCACGCCGATGACTCCGACGCCGATGACCCCATTCACCCCGACGCCAATGACGCCGGACACCCCTAGCACCGGGACGCCTATGTACGGATCAAACTCGCCACCGGACTTCGGGTCGATGTCCCCTCCAGGCCCAGGATCAAACTCACCTCCGGACTACAGCGACGTCGGCGGCGCCCCGGCGACGGCGATGGGCAGGGCAACGCTGGCTCTCGTCTCCATCCTTGCCGCGACGCTATCGATGAGCCTCGCCACATGA